The sequence ATCTCCAAGGATTAAGAAAGAAAGGCCCAATTCGTAGACTCAGTTCCAATTTCATCTACTATTTGCAAGAGAATTGGAAGAGAATTTGGGTTATTGCGTTGTGGATCTCCATCATGATTGGTCTTTTCGCTTGGAAATTCTTTCAGTATAGACAGAAAGCTGCATTCAAAATAATGGGTTATTGTCTCCTCACGGCTAAAGGAGCTGCCGAGACCTTGAAGTTCAACATGGCTCTTATACTATTGCCTGTGTGTAGGAATACTATCACTTGGTTGAGGTCCACATGGTTGGGTTACTTTGTACCTTTTGATGACAACATCAACTTCCATAAGGTACgagtacatatacatatatatatctcccaccctttttttttttatgaattatgtGTTCCCCACCTAGATACCCTTATCTTTGCTTGGTTTATACTTCAATATTTGTTGGGTCGTCCTATCTAAAAGAGACTTTATTATAAAGCTTAGCGTGATGGTTGGTCTCACCCATTATTTATATAGCACTATAGAACATATAGTGAAGTCtttgaaccaaaaaataaaaataaaaataaaaatgaaaacactTAGAATAGTGGAGAGTGTCCTATGGCTATACGCGTCTGCCAGGAGGCCGTGCACGCAGCTAAAGTTGACAACTAAACAGATTCACACGAATTCTTTTGGGGTAAATGAAATTTGGACAGTGGGTACTGTGAGACATTGACTAATTAGTTGGAACACTACACAAACAACTTTTTTAGTAcatggaaatgaaaaaaatccagagaattttttttttatttgttgaataaatCCAAATAAGTATGTGTGAGAATTACTTTTCTTCTGTAATGTTTTTTTGAATTAACCCTacgaaaaaattgtgagtattatatttaattattagtaaAACTCTCTAGAAAAAGTGGCCTTTTTAGGTGTACATAACGCGGTTTGCACAATGTATGTTTCCCGATAGAGTTGTTTCTTCAATAATTCTGAAACTTTTCTATAATTCTGAAACTTTTCTTAGGCAAGctaaattcaattaattgtatttaccaaaaaaaaaaaacaaaaaagaaaagaaagaaagaaagaaagaaagaaagaaaaaagattcagaaaaattattttatagaaaaCTAAATAAGGACAAAATAAACCCCAAAGAAGACATCAAGCTTGCTTTTGAATAGCAGCCAGATCATGTGGTCTGTGCGACCGAACTGTAGATTCTGAGCCCCAAACATATACGACAGTCCTGCTTCAACGTGGACCACGGCGGCTTTACTCGTTATTCAAACTAGGAAATCGTTACCTTATTACACTAACGCTATCAGCTATATTGCTacctaattttgtttttgaaaatagtaACATTGCAAGTCATATTGATTTTAACCTTATTccataataattaaagaaatattaattttaggGAATGTAACAAATTGATGATCATGACCCCGTGGCCGATGGATCAGACTCTGACATAACAATAATTCTCTTAATTGAaacggaaaataaaaaaataaaaaaaataaaaggcaatCTAAAGTTATGAACTaagtaacatatatatttataattatccaaTAACCACCTGAATTTGGGGTTGACTGTGAGCTATCAATTTCTTAGTCGTTGATGATTAGTTAGAGTTGCAGTGTACTTAATTATATTCTTTGTCACAAAATTTTGCTGTAACTTGGATATATCCCTTTTATGTTCAAAGGTTCTTGCTAAGAGTCTAGAAGTACCATGCATGGTACAATCAAAGTGAGACTTTTGTTTTAACTGCAAGAATTCTCAGATTCATTAGAGGTCCTGAATTCAAGCTTTTGTAAAAGAAACCAgctagaaaaatggaaaaaaaaaaaaaaaaaaaacaaaatcctagATACAACTCTGTTCTCCTCTTTACTGATTAATATTTCTTTCTGATTTACTGGTTTTTGCAGACTATTGCTGGAGCTATTGTAGTTGGTATAATTCTCCATGCTGGGGACCATCTTGCATGTGATTTTCCAAGGCTTATAAATGTACCTAAAGCTAAATATGAGAAATTTCTAAAAGATGATTTCGGAACTCATAAACCCACTTACATTGATCTGGTTAAAGGCCCTGAGGGTGTTACTGGAATTCTAATGGTTATATGCATGGCTGTGGCTTTCACACTTGCAACAAGATGGTTCAGGAAGAGCCAAATTAAGCTCCCAAAGCCCTTTGACAGGCTAACTGGCTTCAATGCCTTTTGGTATTCACATCATCTATTTGTCATTGTCTACATCTTGCTCGTTGTGCATGGCGTTTTTCTCTATCTTGTCCACAAATGGTACTCCAAGACGGTATAACATTGAGACTCCCATTTGTACAAAGTCTGGCTAACAAGATGGCCAGGCATTTGTATTGTTacatttcttatatatatacatataagaagTGCAATATATACAgttaatatatggttttttatGCTTGCAGACATGGATGTACCTTGCGGTTCCAGTTTTTCTATATGCTGGAGAGAGGACTTTGAGATTCTTCCGGTCCGGCTCCTCTACCGTCCGTCTTCTAAAGGTGAGAACAATTACACATGAACTATAATTACAGAGCTTGTATAGAGTGCTGTGGTATTCATATAGGTTGCAGCAATCCCTTACACATGGAATACATATTCTAATCCTAAAATTTTGGTACTATCATAGTTCGAATTCTAACATTTTCTTACCCCCTTTGATTCTATAATTTTAGGTTGCTATTTATCCTGGAAATGTTCTCACATTGCAAATGTCTAAGCCACCTCAGTTTAAGTACAAAAGTGGACAGTACATGTTTGTGCAATGCCCTGCTGTCTCTCCCTTTGAGTGGTAAGTCACTATTTTCTTCATTCCCCTATTATGGAGAAATCAAAATAAGTCTTTTTTATGTTGATTGAAAATGACAATCTTGTAGCACCAATGGAAActataaaggggaaaaaaaaaaaaaaaaaaaaaaaagagcctaGAAGCTataagaaattttgaattttgaatccttttgttatattatttcaaatgttgatatgccattttttttttttttttttcaatgcaaACCAGGCATCCATTTTCCATTACATCTGCACCTGGGGATGACTACCTTAGTGTTCACATCCGTCAGCTAGGAGACTGGACTCAAGAGCTTAAGAGGGTTTTCTCAGAAGCCTGTGAGCCTCCTGTAGCGGGAAAGAGTGGGCTTCTCAGGGCTGATGAAACAACCAAGAAAAGGTATAAATCTCTATATTTCCAATTATTCCTCTCTCtatattacaaagaaaaaatatgtcactaaattctttttctttggatcACAGTTTGCCCAAGCTTTTAATAGATGGGCCTTATGGTGCACCGGCACAAGACTACAAGAACTATGATGTTCTGCTGCTTGTAGGTCTTGGGATTGGAGCAACACCTTTCATCAGCATTTTAAAAGATTTGCTCAACAATATTGTAAAAATGGAGGAACAGGCAGTAAGTAGCTTCTCGTCGATCATACTTTTGTataatttgaacattttgtCATTGCATTTTACAAACTTTGCAATATGCATTTTTTGTCGTCCAATTTTTAGGATTCAGTATCAGATATCAGCAGAAATTCAGACCTAAGTTCGGGAAGTACAGATTCTCCTTCTCTTAACAAGGTCTCtcccaaaaggaaaaaagcttTGAAAACCACAAATGCCTACTTTTACTGGGTAACTAGGGAACAAGGCTCATTTGATTGGTTCAAAGGAGTTATGAATGAAGTTGCAGAACTTGATCAAAGGGTATTTGAcaattttccattcaatttgcaTTCCTTAATTAAGATCTGATTGATAGATAAGTTGATGGCTTAActagattaattatatatgaactTTTAGGGTGTCATTGAGATGCACAACTACTTGACTAGTGTGTATGAAGAAGGAGATGCTAGATCAGCTCTCATCACAATGGTCCAAGCTCTAAACCATGCCAAGAATGGGGTCGATATCGTGTCAGGCACAAGAGTAAGATCTTAATCATGATATTCTCTCTGAGTTCCCTTCTCTATCCTTTTAATAACTTTATTCTTGCATGCCAATTTTATCCTCCCAATCAATGCCCTCAAAAAGATTAATGCTTCTCCCATACCTTGACAGCAACTTGGTatactttattatttgttttctacTTGCTAATTCCTTATTCTTATACTCAGGTGAGAACCCATTTTGCAAGGCCTAATTGGAAGAAAGTTTTCTCGAAAATTTGTTCAAAACACTGTAGTGCACGAATAGGTAAGTTAAAGTCTAATTAATCCCCTTTTAGCCTACAGATAGTGAGCAAGATTTAGATGTTTTCtaatactaatattgatttttggaGCTCAGGAGTATTCTACTGTGGTGCACCAGTTTTGGCCAAAGAACTCAGCAGGCTTTGCTATGAATTCAATCAGAAAGGTCCAACCAAGTTTGAATTCCACAAGGAGCATTTCTAGAATACCAGCAGTTTTATACTCCAAGTTCACATGCAAAGTATCTTGTCTAACAACTTCTAGTAAATTTTGTAATAAacttagaagaagaaaatgaaatattgtACAGTATtgatagaaaaaaggaaaaaaaaaaaaaacagattggagaaaaccaacaaaaaaaaaaaaaaaaaagtgaagaagaagaagaagaggaggataCAGGGTTATTATATGTAcacaatattttgttttaagatATAAGAAGAAAACAAGCAGAAGAAACTATTAATGCGAGGGTAAGTTGGGCTGGAATCTGGATGGTGCAACTGGCTCTGCATTGTAAGATGGAGAAATATGGCAGGGAAAGAGGATTTGTGTGGACCTAAAGTGACATTTGTTGGTTTGGGGGGTCAAACAAATATTGAGGTACAGCTGTAGTGGAGAAAAGTTGACCGGGTTGAGAATGTCATTGTTAGCAAGAAGATGATTCTGATTTTTGAAAGGTAAAAACAGAGAAATTGAGGTAGTGGGGATATATGGTCTATTCTAAAgcaaaatattttccatctttCAAGTGGGGGGCTCAGACTCAGAATCCTCCCACTACAACCACATATGCaacgattatttatttttataaattcttatgTAGAATAAAAATATCCATTGTGTATATTAGGATTACATACTTTATTTTTGTCCCACTTACTTGTGGGCTTACTATGTACACGTGTAAGAGCAAGAGATATATAGCTAGTTGTATAATCAATCTTTTTATCGTTTATGGATACCCTTTGGAAAGTAAAAGGGtccattttttataaattagaacTCTAATACTCCCTTTAATCTGTTAATTATAACcttttttaaatgattatctTATGTCttgattgtgaaaattttaacattcataaattaatatttcaccTATACTTATTAagagtaaaatttattaaattgatatttgatatattCAAGGCTGTATAATCTTTAATTACAAGCGTTTGGTACAAGAGAACATCTTTTAATTCTAATTATATCTTAGAAGCAAAtggttttcaaaataattttgcaGCTGCATTAAGTTAGAACTACCAAATTGCCACATACCTCTTTAAAACGGATCAAGCCACTTACAGTTTTCGAAAAAATTTTGTtagtttatttggaaaaattatattaattttgaaaacttaaaaatctggaatttgaataatttgtttgaaaattttaacaGCATCTAGGCTGCTTACCTATTATTTGCGGAATCAAGTCGACTGTAGTTTGTAGTTGATTAAAAAGaatttagaaattttggatTGATTTATAACCCAATTTCATTTGTATTGgttatttgatttgaaaaatttgaaggaacaattttattaaattttaggtTGAAAAACTTATGTATCACAAGAACAAAGTGATATCTCAACTAGGTTGACACCtctcaaaatttcaattatatgcAAATACCCTTTAGTATTTATTTGATCACTTTTGGCTTGGTAAGGATAGTCAAACAATTTTAATATGCAAAAATCTATTCCCTAGCAACTCGTGATTTGGTTGAGTTATATGTCAAGTGATAAATTCATaacttgatatttaaatttaaaacaattgcATGCCAAGTAATAAattcataacatttttttttgttttttgttggtgTGGCTAGGCCAAGGCATTCTTCCTTCCCCCAAGACTCGAATCCGCACTATCAGGCAGGGTTGTAGCGCTTTACTACTTGAGCTGCCTCGGTTTAATAAATGCATAACTTGAtatctaaatttaaaacaattgtTCTTTTTCATTTGGATAGGATTTATTTAATGATCATTAATTTGATATgactattaatttttcaaagctTTTTTGATTGTTATTCAATaatccttttaattttattggattattaaaatatttgaaaattaatagttctttaaaatcaattagattttttttttatttggcattTCATATGTTTATTAGTCAATTTAATTTCAATTggtaaacttttttattttattttaataggtTGAAtgccaattaattttaaattaaaaagtccATTTGATTTAATAGACagtgtaatttaattaaaacaatctTTTGCTTAAAATCCAATTTTAATAATCCAAGTTTATTGGATCTTAATTGTTAATTATAATGTAAACCTTTAATGCGTGAAACCTATTCGTGTGTGATTGGATTTTAAGTCCGTTAGTTTTGACTTTTGAAATCTTATAGGACTGTGTTTAAATTGGATCCTTAAACAAAACCTGACAGACTAATAAATGCTAAAATGCTTTTGCTTTGCTGAGAGGTCCAATCCAATTTATTAGAGTCCAATTTAATTATCTGACTCTGAATTTTAGGAATGCAAGAGTAAATTTCACCGTCCAACGACTTTACAACTTTGGACATTTATAATGATTTAGGACTTGATTTTGACTGTAAAATCCCATTATCTAATTGAGTTACATGgataataaaagttaaaattgcTTTGTTTCACTTTGGACAGCAGGGGTGCTGACCACAGCCAtttcaccttcttcttcttcttgttcttcttgttcttcttttaaatttttttatttttctttttaaattttgatttgaaataATGGAATAAAAGCAAGCAAAAGAATAGGAttggatgaaaaaaataaaagaaattcaatatatttttcTGCTTCTTTAGCTTTTTCTCCAATTTTATGGCCATTGTTTTCCTTTCGCATTTTCCCCtttttcaagattttttttttctttttcccttgatttttttccctttcattttatcttatgactcttttttttatttattttcttttgatttttgccCTGCAcgaattttccttttctctttccttaTGTAAAAAGAAACGTGGCTTttcaattatcatttttttcttttgcaattatcattttttatcttttgttttctgcctttttccatattttctctcattcttttttttgttttttttttccccctttttatcCTGAGGTTGATTTTTACACTTTGATTTAGTAActgtagagaaaaaaaaaatcttatatcgagggaattgaataaaagatatatatttaatatctttttaattccTCATTTAAGAAACGGTAGACATATTTGTCatggtaattttaattttggataaatatattttggcaGATTTTATtcacatttgatttttttttttttttgggaacaaaaggccatttttaatatttttgtctggcttttttttttttttttgggtccatttTACAGGATACTTATtcaaggttttttatttttttatattttttttaatcccttTTACGTTAGTaccataataaattttatagtaatGCTCATAAATTTAAGAGATATGATCCCACGATATagaacattaataataaataaaataaaatttatcaggaTTTTTTAAAGCCAAACTTTTAAACATGGATTTTAAACCAGTATCCATGTTGCAATATTTGCAAGATTTCCCAAGGCTAGGATACTGATTCTTATCTACTAGTACTTATGCATGTCAGAAATACCCATGGAATTTCCTAAGGttgaatattgataaattaaGTTTATTTACACCAATTTTCATGATACCCTCTAGGAATACCTACGGGATTCCTTCAAGCCAAactatttggtaaataaatccAAAGACGTTTAGAGGTATACTTTTAGTTCTTCCATCTCtcacattaatatataaaatttggaattaattgcaatttaatACCCCTAGGAATACCTACAGGATTCCTTCAAGCCAAactatttggtaaataaatccAAAGATgtttagagaaagaaatatataaaataaaagaagtaatttatttatttttagcctTTTTCCAACGCTCTCCCTGTATGATTTCTCCCTCTATTTATAGAAGAGAGGAATTAAGATAGCTTGTATTtcaatttgtatttaaaattcaattttaaacttaaaatttatttttattttaaaatccattttaagttttgatttttttttttttttgaaaatagatAAAGAGTTTGATTTGAGATTAACTGCTTTTCACAAATCTTTCTCGTTATCCATtccgatttttcttttttaaaaaaaaattatcgttCAATAATTGACCCCTTCAAGCAAGTGTGCAGTAATTTATGTGCATGTGAAATGCTCAAATCCTTACTTTCTTTCTTCATCTTCAGTTTGCTTTCATTGTGAAGACAAGTTGGACAAAGCTTTTTAACATTTTGGCATAAAGAACTTTTAGTCGCATTTGAGATAGAGATTTCCTTCTGTGATATGGAAATCATCAACTTAATTCACTTGAATGACTATTAGACAAGGATGATTTGTGAAGGTCATTCTTAAAAGTTGCAAAGCTTTTAAGACCGATGCTCATCTTTGTGACCTTTTGAAGAATGaaccaaatatttttacaaagaaaaaccTTTTTGCGTAAAGGTTGCACAATTAGGCCTGAAACCTTTTATGACTTGATCGATAGGGGCTTAAGGTCAGAGTTTCACTGGCGCCATTAGTTTTGAGATCATGGGCTTGATGTGTCTACTACTCATCTGTTTAAAATTGATACTTTTGTAATAACTTCCCATGACTTGCTTGGAGATATCGTTCTGATGCAATATTCTAGTAAGTTCAAATTTGTATGTTGAACCATTTTATCTCAAAAGATTTGCTCGccaatttgaatttgataacAAGCTCCTTTTGTATAAGATAAAGACTGCATATAAATCTTCATTTATGGgagaatctttttattttatgttcttattttttatgcttttatgcatatttttttttcctcttagtAATTTTGTCCCTTTTTTGTTATGTGTAACCGTATGATGAATGAATACACATTTTAtaggaccctttttttttttttttgataacttTGTCCAAAGTTTGATTAGCTCACTTAAATATGCTTTAAGTGGGGAAAtgggtttgtttttattttgcgACCTTACCTAGATAATTTCTAGATTGCTTATATACCCTAAGCGTGACCAAGCCATTCATAGTTTAGGCAAtccatttttagtttctatatatttatggtgaagcttttgcttttttctttgatttgacttgatttttttagctttttttttttaatttttaatttttatatctttttgaagcttttttttcgagcttcttcttctgtttttttttttttttttttttttaaggcatatatatttttgtaatgaaCTTTATGTTTACATCAAAATAAATGTATAGCTCTTTTTAAGCTAGAAAGCTCATTTCCTCCTTTAGAAAGATTTCAGTGATGACACAGAGtccttcttcttttgtttgaaTTTCATTGCATCCTTCATGTAATGTAGTCTGCAACCTGCACATGCGTAAGATTTTGCTTTATACTACCCACTGGATATGCTTTGGAAGAGTGTTCTTCATTGAAAGTATgacttgtttttccttttttgaagtTTGAAGATTTAGTCTTCTTGCTTTATGTTGAGATGACTTTTTGTGATTGTTTCATCAGTGTCATCGACCAAATGATTCTTACAGAATTCCTTTGATAGGAATTCAATAAGTGTAATTTGAGTTCTTATTAATTGCTGATATTTATGTTTCTCAGCAATTGGAACTTTCTTCCTAGATTTCTTCTTTGTCTCTGTCTCGCTCCGACTCTTCCTTGTAATATGCTTTGAAGATTTTGTATAAGAACAAGAAGAACATGCAACTTTTGTTGTCTTCTTGCTGATATAAGTTTGCCACCAATCCCCAGTTTCGTCCTCTGCTACTGATGAGTCATCCCACATATCCAAATTTGGTTCAATCATAAGTTTATATAAAGTTGGAACATTAGGATTTCTCAATTTAGGCATGGTGGGGGTGAGCATGGACAGCAGTGActttattttccaatttaaaaaCAACCGGAATTGCCCCCTCAATTAAAGAGACATTGTTGGATGAAACAATGTCTTCTGAAGAAGTAGATTTACTCATTACAATCTACTTCCTTTTCATCATTTCTTCAATAATGTTTGGAAGACATAATATTCATTCATTGGATGATTGATGATCCTGTGATACCGACTATATTTTGGATAATCAATCATATTTACATTTGTGGGGCCTTTTCGGCTCAGGAAGTGTTAATGCATTTGATGCAACCAACGAATTACAAATGTTTTTGACATCATTACCGGTGAAAGAGTATTtgaattcttttctttctttgagtGTGAGTTGCTTCGGTGCTTCATTTGctttttacttttccttttttgactGAGCTGATCATTGTTTCTTCTTTACAAGAATAATTTTTGCTATTTTCGACGTGAACCTTTTAGGAAGTGAATATTTGGTGGTTCATCTACATCTCAACACTGCTTGCTTTGCAAACAAGTGCATCAAAGAAGTGCAGCGCTACAATGCTTACAAATGTCACAATTTCAGGGAGTAGATTATTTAAGCACATTTGAACTGCAGTGTGCTCatctaataataaatgaaatagaATTTAAGGAAATTTATTAGGATTTTTTAAAACCAGACTTTTAAACCAATACCCATGATGCTTGTCAGCAATACTTGCAAGATATCCTAAGGCTAGGATATTGATCCTTATCTACTAGTACTCATGCATGTTAGGAATAGCCATAGTAGTCCCTAAAGCTGAatactaataaattaaatttatttaccaatatTCATGATGCTCTTTAGGAATATCCAAAGATATTTGGAAGaagaaatagataaaataaatgtaGTTTTGTGTTCACCTTTTCCTTGCTCTTCTAAAaactctcttcttcttttttttatttttatttttctgtatttttagtCTTTTTCCTACCCTCTTTCTATCtggtttctctttctatttataGAGGAACGGAATTCAAATAGaagaaatttcaatttcaatttgtatttgagatttaattttaaactttaaaatttaattttattttgaaaatcaattttgatttttgattttttaaaaatagataaagagTTTGATTTGGGATTAATTGATTTCCACAAATCTTTCTCATTCtccattccaatttttttataaaaaatttaccgTTCAACATGTctatgtttttttctcttttattaggCAAATAAAAGATGTCTTTTTTATTcctgttgttttatttaatctaattatacattttcaattgatgatttttttatttttttattttttagaaataatcCATAGATGAATTGGTGACTCTAAATCATACGcattatataaaaagaaataataacatGGGTGCTGGACTGAActgacaaataaaaataattaaagggaAAATATGAACTTTGTTGCTGTAgggattttttttggggtaaatttgttgttatagggcatgtataataaataatttagagaGGTACAATGATACTAACCCCTAAAATTATATACGTAATTGTAGTTTTTTAGTGGGCCTAAATAATGAGATCAATCGAGCAGGCCTACTTTGTGGTTGTCACTTTTGGGCCCAACGACCTGAAAAGCCCATTAGTGAATTGATTGCCAATATTGCAAAATTGGTTCTATTAGCCATGACGGGCTTACTAGCAAATCAAACTAGGGAAAACGACATATAAAGTGGCGTTTTGAAGCTAATTAATCATTGTTGGGTGTAAAAGGCAATCCAGCTATTTCCTAACCATGATCAGATATAGCAAGATTTCATGGCGTACAGCTATTTACGAATAAGATAATCATTTGAATAAGAgtggaaataaaattaaaatttatacttgaaaGGATAATAGATTTGTGAAAATCTTGTAAAATGATTTCTCTCCATctgtttcaaattattattttttctctttccatttttaaaaattaaaattagtaaaattatttttgtttctagttACAACCAGAGGTCAACTCTTGATATTTTATACTATATCGTAAATATTGGTAGAAAACAAATagtgttaattaaaaaaagaaaaaaaagaaaaaaaaaaaagaagctagtAAAAACTTCATATTCGTCTATAAATAACAACATATTCAatgcaaattaaataaatagatcaaatttaaaatgatatatatttctttttctttcttttttttgtattattaatcttatttgatttgattagtAGGAAATTAA comes from Ziziphus jujuba cultivar Dongzao chromosome 6, ASM3175591v1 and encodes:
- the LOC107404860 gene encoding respiratory burst oxidase homolog protein A, encoding MRDTHHPKHERRWASDSVPDRPAMSAGTSPGSNTESNSAEEFVEVTLDLQDDDTIVLRSVEPATVINIDDGAGVASTGTETPTSASRSPTIRRSSSNKLRQFSQELKAEAVAKARQFSQELKAELRRFSWSHGQASRVLSASALAVGQNGSSGGGGVDSALAARALRRQRAQLDRTRSGAQKALRGLRFISSNKTNGVDAWNEVLTNFDKLAKDGFIYRADFAQCIGMRDSKEFALELLDALGRRRRLKVDKISKEELYEFWSQITDQSFDSRLQIFFDMVDKNEDGRITEEEVKEIIMLSASANKLSRLKEQAEEYAALIMEELDPERLGYIELWQLETLLLQKDTYLNYSQALSYTSQALSQNLQGLRKKGPIRRLSSNFIYYLQENWKRIWVIALWISIMIGLFAWKFFQYRQKAAFKIMGYCLLTAKGAAETLKFNMALILLPVCRNTITWLRSTWLGYFVPFDDNINFHKTIAGAIVVGIILHAGDHLACDFPRLINVPKAKYEKFLKDDFGTHKPTYIDLVKGPEGVTGILMVICMAVAFTLATRWFRKSQIKLPKPFDRLTGFNAFWYSHHLFVIVYILLVVHGVFLYLVHKWYSKTTWMYLAVPVFLYAGERTLRFFRSGSSTVRLLKVAIYPGNVLTLQMSKPPQFKYKSGQYMFVQCPAVSPFEWHPFSITSAPGDDYLSVHIRQLGDWTQELKRVFSEACEPPVAGKSGLLRADETTKKSLPKLLIDGPYGAPAQDYKNYDVLLLVGLGIGATPFISILKDLLNNIVKMEEQADSVSDISRNSDLSSGSTDSPSLNKVSPKRKKALKTTNAYFYWVTREQGSFDWFKGVMNEVAELDQRGVIEMHNYLTSVYEEGDARSALITMVQALNHAKNGVDIVSGTRVRTHFARPNWKKVFSKICSKHCSARIGVFYCGAPVLAKELSRLCYEFNQKGPTKFEFHKEHF